The following are from one region of the Salvia hispanica cultivar TCC Black 2014 chromosome 1, UniMelb_Shisp_WGS_1.0, whole genome shotgun sequence genome:
- the LOC125202184 gene encoding exopolyphosphatase PRUNE1-like: MKTSAASNAVDSNQREAYYRGRDDPFFHGMRRGEAALVRKGSAIDFQGNLATKISYRPASDVGDHKSRNIIDAITEEPYDSPKNSPMDIVLEPIGRTSSGRWSKTSSPLVVAQSDVNINLDELNEPLAISSPDSTEGKELAIQVSSTRPLVETSYQVTKWQTDISNVPLPPSAALFYQGPSLLRGVTVPCASIHKLNAYLKAKRDVVNAGVPGMFLHAVIGPDGTDVGSVASTIMYAFHVDETIKSKHFFTVPVINMKRADLDTHVNVRWLLNSCHIDLSFLIFIDEIDLAYYDLYGSLKLVLVSCDKLPSEQEALRDSIVEVFHCEKSDAFSWVHTVTEREDVSCCTGIAENFATTSPEILSGQGFSRLLLAGILMDTENLSSPYCTSKDKYMATLLINGAGRFGFNGLYQLLKHTTHGSYDLKLGDILQKEFKKWTISGKPDTISSRLGPNIGMSSIGMSVAQLLSHDSASVQEIIHFQKLEKLSILMVVSGYYDPQKRFKREILVSAESSELMKNLLMFLNSSEAQLPLRPLNQSGLRGEMRVFEINKVTSRRTIERLLEDFASTSP; encoded by the exons ATGAAGACCTCCGCCGCTTCTAATGCAGTGGACTCAAATCAGAGG GAAGCATATTATCGTGGTCGTGATGACCCATTCTTTCATGGGATGCGAAGAGGTGAAGCAGCACTAGTCAGGAAGGGCAGTGCAATTGACTTTCAAGGAAATTTAGCAACGAAGATCAGTTATAGACCAGCCTCAGATGTTGGAGATCATAAATCGAGAAATATTATTGATGCTATAACTGAAGAACCTTATGATAGTCCTAAAAACTCACCTATGGACATAGTTCTAGAACCTATTGGCAGGACATCGTCCGGGAGGTGGTCAAAGACTTCCTCGCCGCTAGTAGTTGCTCAGTCAGATGTGAATATCAACCTCGATGAACTTAACGAACCATTAGCAATTTCTAGTCCAGATTCCACAGAAGGAAAGGAGTTGGCCATTCAAGTTAGCTCCACAAGGCCTTTGGTCGAAACATCATATCAAGTGACAAAGTGGCAAACAGATATTTCCAATGTTCCTCTTCCTCCATCTGCAGCATTGTTTTATCAAGGGCCTTCGCTACTAAGGGGAGTTACTGTACCATGTGCAAGTATTCACAAGCTAAACGCGTACCTGAAGGCTAAGAGAGATGTTGTCAATGCTGGTGTTCCTGGGATGTTCCTACATGCTGTGATTGGGCCAGATGGTACAG ATGTGGGATCGGTGGCTTCGACCATCATGTATGCTTTTCATGTTGATGAGACTATCAAAAGCAAGCACTTTTTCACTGTTCCTGTAATTAATATGAAGAGGGCTGACTTAGACACACATGTTAATGTTCGGTGGCTTCTTAACTCATGCCATATTGATctgtcatttttaattttcattgatGAG ATTGACCTGGCCTATTACGATCTATATGGGAGTCTCAAACTGGTTTTGGTCAGTTGTGATAAGCTCCCGTCTGAACAAGAG GCACTGAGAGATTCAATAGTTGAAGTGTTCCACTGTGAAAAG TCTGatgcattttcttgggttcaTACGGTCACTGAGCGAGAG GATGTATCATGCTGTACTGGAATTGCTGAAAATTTTGCAACGACTTCCCCTGAGATACTGAGCGGGCAAGGATTCAGTAGACTTCTG TTAGCAGGAATCCTTATGGACACTGAAAATTTATCAAGCCCATATTGTACCTCGAAAGATAAATACATGGCGACCTTGTTGATTAATGGAGCGGGCCGATTTGGATTCAACGGGCTTTACCAATTAC TGAAACACACAACTCACGGTTCGTATGATCTTAAATTGGGGGATATATTACAGAAGGAATTCAAGAAATGGACCATATCAG GTAAACCGGATACTATAAGTTCGAGGCTGGGACCCAATATCGGGATGAGTTCAATCGGGATGTCAGTTGCCCAACTGCTGTCTCATGATTCAGCTTCAGTTCAGGAAATCATACATTTTCAAA AATTGGAGAAGCTCAGCATACTAATGGTAGTCTCTGGCTACTATGATCCACAGAAGAGATTCAAG AGGGAAATTCTGGTTTCTGCTGAATCTTCCGAGCTCATGAAGAATCTGCTCATGTTCTTGAATTCAAGCGAAGCCCAGCTTCCACTCAGACCTCTAAACCAATCAG GTCTACGAGGCGAGATGAGAGTGTTTGAGATCAACAAAGTTACCTCGAGGAGGACCATCGAACGCCTCCTGGAAGATTTTGCGTCCACCTCTCCTTAA
- the LOC125202307 gene encoding probable WRKY transcription factor 35, whose product MENYNQGDLIDIIRATAAASNPAAETPTAAAAAEWQFPSNPIAFSTDEFGDPFAHLRDPLIDEIAASPPQPGLIGNGNLGQMINLDDEMNRPPNLFSRMLQISPEKLPQPLNCLIESNLQISSPRNTGIRRRKSQAKKVVCIPAPAPANSRQSGEIVPSDLWAWRKYGQKPIKGSPYPRGYYRCSSSKGCSARKQVERSRTDPNMLVITYTSEHNHPWPTQRNALAGSTRAQPSKTAAAKTSPKSAETSTEVATVKTEVEQAEEAEFDDGLSYKPALPESNQSEDSFFDSLDLLFTQGFDSKGLEPFGFYDSIRD is encoded by the exons ATGGAGAATTACAATCAAGGCGATCTAATcgacataatcagagccaccGCCGCCGCATCCAATCCAGCAGCTGAAACCCctaccgccgccgccgcggcGGAGTGGCAATTTCCGAGCAATCCGATCGCCTTCTCCACCGACGAATTCGGCGATCCGTTCGCGCACCTCCGAGATCCGCTGATCGACGAAATCGCCGCCTCGCCGCCGCAGCCAGGATTAATCGGAAATGGAAATCTAGGTCAAATGATTAATCTCGACGATGAGATGAATAGACCTCCGAATCTCTTCTCGAGGATGCTCCAGATCTCGCCGGAGAAGCTGCCACAGCCGCTGAATTGCTTGATTGAGAGCAATCTGCAGATCTCATCACCGCGAAATACGGGAATTAGAAGAAG AAAAAGCCAAGCAAAGAAGGTGGTTTGCATACCAGCTCCGGCGCCAGCAAATAGCCGGCAAAGCGGCGAAATCGTGCCCTCGGATCTTTGGGCGTGGCGAAAATACGGGCAGAAACCGATCAAGGGTTCTCCCTATCCAAG gggCTACTACAGATGTAGTAGCTCGAAGGGATGTTCGGCGAGGAAGCAAGTGGAGCGGAGCCGAACAGACCCGAACATGCTGGTGATCACATACACGTCGGAGCACAACCACCCGTGGCCCACGCAGAGAAACGCCCTCGCCGGCTCCACCCGAGCCCAGCCGTCCAAAACCGCCGCCGCGAAAACCTCCCCCAAATCCGCGGAGACCAGCACGGAGGTCGCCACCGTGAAAACGGAGGTGGAACAAGCGGAAGAAGCGGAATTCGACGACGGATTGAGCTACAAGCCGGCGTTGCCGGAATCCAACCAATCGGAAGACAGCTTCTTCGACTCTTTGGACTTGCTTTTCACGCAAGGGTTTGACAGCAAGGGTTTGGAACCCTTTGGATTCTATGATTCAATACGTGATTGA
- the LOC125188680 gene encoding leucine-rich repeat receptor-like serine/threonine-protein kinase RGI4 codes for MAKNLILFKILITISIAIPIPTASPATVVEDLNNLLPPPDFNATITNNCRRNPSLRYCNSSAPLLLIFKSTIVAAHLCNLSNNPNCVESFPKIDLRARPRLAPLYLSFDFFWRFCPLSIQSVDLSNNSLIGSFPEDVLGCAQIRSLDLSLNRLSGEFPVEKVSSSLPNLTSLNLSYNGFSECRVSEVQFFSRFNSSGFVNSGVIPDHRELRIRTVAFLVGFPVAVVAAVLFFMWLCFWRENCGRGEFEFEARAVEEAIGGLLRRDLAGKSDSDLGRVYRGVLRDGRVVGVGVVYSEEKAAAREVRRKFVERCGVIVRLRHRNVVRVLGWCDSRRFVAVVMEWIDGGGGGRRRNLGAWIRDCVPPWKQRVQAIAGIAGAVRYLSGECPQIGYSLRAGDVVVSKNGDPVITRFEFDDDDDDDGDDSDGDRSCAKRMCEFGVLVFEILMNRWDLGRRERESGIVEWVKVNCAGNVEDLIDERVERTAEMVVEAAEMVELGLICVDLSRRRRPSWEKFRQVLLTISRHAHRGGGHGHVLHRQH; via the exons ATGGCAAAAAACCTCATCCTCTTCAAAATCCTAATCACAATCTCAATTGCAATCCCAATCCCCACCGCTTCCCCCGCAACGGTGGTGGAAGACCTCAACAACCTCCTCCCGCCGCCGGATTTCAACGCCACCATCACAAACAACTGCCGCCGCAACCCATCCCTCCGCTACTGCAACTCCTCCGCCCCCCTCCTCCTCATCTTCAAGTCCACCATCGTCGCCGCCCATCTCTGCAACCTCTCCAACAACCCCAATTGCGTCGAATCCTTCCCTAAAATCGACCTCCGCGCCCGCCCCCGCCTCGCCCCTCTCTACCTCTCCTTCGATTTCTTCTGGAGATTCTGCCCCTTGTCGATCCAATCCGTCGATTTATCCAACAATTCGTTGATCGGAAGCTTTCCGGAAGATGTTTTGGGGTGCGCGCAGATCCGGTCGCTTGATTTGAGCCTCAATCGCCTCTCCGGCGAGTTTCCGGTGGAGAAGGTCTCGTCGTCCCTCCCGAATTTGACTTCTCTCAATTTATCGTATAATGGCTTCTCCGAGTGTAGGGTCTCGGAGGTGCAGTTTTTTAGCCGTTTTAATTCGTCGGGTTTTGTGAATTCCGGCGTGATTCCGGATCACCGGGAGCTGAGGATCAGGACGGTGGCGTTTCTGGTCGGTTTCCCGGTTGCGGTGGTCGCCGCCGTCCTGTTTTTCATGTGGCTCTGTTTTTGGCGGGAAAATTGCGGGAGGGGGGAATTTGAATTCGAGGCGAGGGCGGTGGAGGAGGCGATTGGGGGATTGTTGAGGCGGGATTTGGCGGGAAAATCGGATTCGGATTTGGGTAGGGTTTATAGGGGTGTTTTGAGGGATGGGAGGGTGGTGGGGGTTGGGGTTGTTTATTCGGAGGAGAAGGCGGCGGCGAGGGAGGTGAGGAGGAAGTTCGTGGAGAGGTGCGGGGTGATAGTGCGGCTGAGGCACCGGAACGTTGTGCGGGTGTTGGGGTGGTGCGATAGCCGGAGATTTGTGGCGGTGGTGATGGAGTGGATTGATGGCGGTGGGGGcgggaggaggaggaatttGGGGGCGTGGATTAGGGATTGCGTACCGCCGTGGAAGCAGAGGGTACAAGCAATCGCAGGGATCGCTGGCGCGGTTCGTTATTTGAGTGGGGAATGCCCTCAAATTGGGTATAGTCTTAGGGCGGGAGATGTGGTGGTGTCGAAAAACGGAGATCCGGTTATAACTAGATTTGAATtcgacgatgatgatgatgacgacgGTGACGATAGTGATGGTGATCGAAGCTGTGCAAAGA GAATGTGTGAGTTTGGGGTGTTGGTGTTTGAGATACTAATGAATAGGTGGGATTTAGggaggagagagagggagagtgGGATTGTTGAATGGGTGAAGGTGAATTGCGCGGGAAATGTTGAGGATTTGATCGATGAGAGGGTGGAGAGGACGGCTGAGATGGTGGTCGAGGCGGCAGAGATGGTGGAATTAGGGCTGATTTGCGTGGATTTGTCGAGGAGGAGGCGGCCGAGTTGGGAGAAATTCCGGCAAGTGCTTTTGACGATCTCTCGTCACGCACATAGAGGAGGAGGGCACGGGCATGTTCTTCATAGACAACATTAG